Proteins found in one Neurospora crassa OR74A linkage group II, whole genome shotgun sequence genomic segment:
- the Pad-1 gene encoding RNA splicing factor Pad-1 — protein MSGLDVEALLDSTASSKEQQMDVDPPTTNGGADQNGSKSERRDRDSDRDKERERDRDRGRDSSRDRGRRYRDRSSGRLRNSSSEAGRDTPRSDAGSHRSRRRSRSRDSGRHSRRHRDGDYYRGRRGRSRSRSPNRYYRPRGDDRRDRGDSYRRRDDDRRSGRNTPRARDGTPQPLTEDERDRRTVFVQQLAARLRTRELKEFFEKVGPVAEAQIVKDRVSNRSKGVGYVEFKNEDSVQAALQLTGQKLLGIPVIVQLTEAEKNRQVRTTETSGHHPNSIPFHRLYVGNIHFSITEQDLQNVFEPFGELEFVQLQKDDNGRSRGYGFVQFRDAGQAREALEKMNGFDLAGRPIRVGLGNDKFTPESTANLLQRFQGQNHHQQFQGSAFSGAGGRGPATSNFDRAGARDNEKGTGASALDDTDVAGVNFNNYSRDALMRKLARTDEPPASVIPERQILKPKTETKPLPVNVNMASRCVVLHNMFDPAEEEGENWIKELEDDVREEAEAKYGHVVHISLDPNSAGDIYLKFDKVQGGENAIKGLNGRYFGGRMITAAPVVDAVYSSLFSRSKAI, from the exons ATGTCGGGCTTAGACGTCGAGGCTCTCCTCGATTCCACTGCCTCTAGCAAGGAGCAGCAGATGGATGTCGACCCTCCAACCACCAACGGCGGCGCTGACCAGAATGGTTCCAAATCCGAACGCCGCGACCGTGACAGTGACCGCGATAAAGAGCGCGAGCGAGACCGTGACCGGGGCCGAGATAGCAGCAGGGACCGTGGCAGGAGATATCGTGACCGTAGTTCGGGTCGCCTTCGCAACTCGTCGAGTGAGGCTGGTAGAGACACCCCCCGCAGTGATGCCGGAAGTCACCGAAGTAGGCGTCGAAGCCGGAGCCGTGATTCTGGCAGACACTCACGCCGTCACAGAGATGGAGACTACTACCGAGGCCGCCGAGGCCGCTCCCGATCTCGCTCCCCGAACCGCTACTACCGGCCCCGGGGCGACGATCGCCGCGACCGCGGTGACAGCTACCGTCGACGTGACGACGACCGCCGCAGCGGCAGAAACACCCCAAGGGCCCGGGATGGTACTCCTCAGCCCCTGACCGAGGACGAGCGTGATCGTCGCACCGTGTTCGTGCAGCAGTTGGCTGCCCGTCTGCGCACTCGCGAACTCAAGGAGTTTTTCGAAAAAGTCGGCCCTGTTGCCGAGGCCCAGATCGTGAAGGATAGGGTCAGCAATCGCTCCAAGGG CGTTGGTTATGTTGAATTCAAGAACGAAGACTCCGTCCAAGCCGCTCTACAGCTCACTGGCCAGAAACTCCTAGGTATTCCTGTCATCGTCCAGCTTACCGAGGCTGAGAAGAACCGCCAAGTGCGCACCACAGAGACCTCTGGACACCACCCCAACTCGATTCCCTTCCACCGACTCTACGTGGGCAACATCCATTTTAGCATCACGGAGCAAGATTTGCAGAATGTGTTTGAGCCCTTTGGTGAGCTCGAGTTTGTACAGCTCCAAAAGGATGACAACGGCAGGAGCCGTGGTTACGGATTTGTACA GTTCCGTGACGCTGGTCAAGCCAGAGAGGCCCTCGAAAAGATGAACGGGTTCGACCTCGCTGGTCGCCCGATTCGTGTGGGACTTGGAAACGATAAGTTTACCCCAGAGTCCACTGCCAATCTCCTGCAGAGGTTCCAAGGCCAgaatcatcatcaacaattCCAGGGATCCGCTTTCTCGGGCGCCGGTGGACGTGGCCCCGCTACCTCCAATTTTGATCGCGCTGGCGCACGCGACAACGAAAAAGGCACCGGTGCCAGTGCTCTCGACGACACCGACGTTGCTGGTGTCAACTTCAACAACTATAGTCGTGATGCCCTGATGAGGAAGTTGGCACGAACTGACGAGCCACCTGCTAGCGTCATTCCTGAGCGACAGATTCTCAAGCCCAAGACGGAGACCAAGCCGCTGCCTGTCAACGTGAACATGGCCAGCCGATGCGTTGTTCTCCACAACATGTTTGACCCTGCTGA GGAAGAGGGTGAGAACTGGatcaaggagctcgaggacgATGTCCGCGAAGAGGCCGAGGCCAAGTATGGCCACGTCGTTCACATTTCTCTAGATCCCAACTCGGCCGGCGACATCTACCTCAAGTTCGATAAGGTCCAGGGAGGAGAAAACGCCATCAAGGGCTTGAACGGCCGGTATTTCGGTGGGAGAATGATTACCGCTGCACCTGTTGTGGACGCGGTCTACAGCAGTTTGTTCTCTCGCTCAAAGGCGATCTAA
- a CDS encoding inositolphosphorylceramide-B C-26 hydroxylase, translated as MSGRTLPTLTIDEVESHNSAKSCYVTVGRNVYDVTDFLDSHPGGADLVLDWAGKDIGAILKDEASHTHSEAAYEVLDESLVGYLASGNGAAANGTTKDGENGTEQQWVHPRTGMSCEEDLSKDTDYNADYKTHKFLDLNKPLFMQIWNGGFSKEFYLDQVHRPRHYKGGESAPLFGNFLEPLSKTPWWLIPLVWWPPISYGVSVAFQGFGSVAPVAGYFGFGLAFWTLIEYILHRFLFHLDYYLPDNRVGITAHFLLHGIHHYLPMDRYRLVMPPTLFVVLAAPFWKFAHAILFYNWYAATAAFCGGVFGYTLYDMTHYFLHHQNLPAYYKELKKYHLAHHFLDYENGFGVTSAFWDKIFGTELVYNPKTN; from the exons ATGTCGGGCCGCACTCTCCCCACCCTCACCATCGACGAGGTCGAGTCGCACAACTCGGCAAAGTCTTGCTATGTCACCGTTGGCAGGAATGTCTACGACGTGACCGACTTCCTCGACTCCCACCCCGGCGGTGCTGATCTCGTCCTCGACTGGGCCGGCAAGGACATTGGCGCCATCCTCAAGGATGAGGCATCGCATACTCACTCCGAGGCCGCATACGAAGTCCTCGACGAGTCGCTGGTGGGATATCTTGCATCAGGAAACGGCGCTGCGGCGAACGGGACGACGAAGGACGGCGAGAACGGAACAGAACAGCAATGGGTTCATCCTCGGACGGGTATGTCCTGCGAAGAGGACCTCAGCAAGGACACCGACTACAACGCCGATTACAAGACACATAAGTTCCTCGACTTGAACAAGCCGCTGTTCATGCAGATCTGGAACGGTGGTTTCTCCAAGGAGTTCTACCTCGACCAGGTCCACCGCCCGCGCCACTACAAGGGAGGAGAGTCGGCGCCTTTGTTTGGCAACTTCCTTGAGCCTCTGTCCAAAACGCCGTGGTGGTTGATCCCGCTAGTCTGGTGGCCGCCCATCTCGTACGGTGTCTCCGTCGCATTCCAGGGCTTTGGCAGTGTCGCTCCCGTGGCCGGCTATTTCGGATTTGGCCTCGCTTTCTGGACGTTGATTGAGTACATTTTGCATCGCTTCCTGTTCCACCTTGATTA CTACCTCCCTGATAACCGCGTCGGCATCACCGCGCACTTCCTCCTTCACGGCATTCACCACTACCTGCCCATGGACAGGTACCGCCTCGTCATGCCGCCCACCCTCTTTGTCGTCCTGGCCGCTCCCTTCTGGAAGTTTGCCCACGCCATCCTGTTTTACAACTGGTACGCTGCCACTGCCGCCTTCTGCGGTGGTGTCTTTGGCTACACCCTTTACGACATGACCCACTacttcctccaccaccagaaCTTGCCCGCCTACTAcaaggagctcaagaagtACCACCTTGCCCACCACTTCCTCGACTACGAGAACGGCTTTGGCGTCACCAGCGCCTTCTGGGACAAGATCTTTGGTACCGAGCTTGTGTACAACCCCAAGACGAACTAA